One window from the genome of Gopherus flavomarginatus isolate rGopFla2 chromosome 13 unlocalized genomic scaffold, rGopFla2.mat.asm SUPER_13_unloc_1, whole genome shotgun sequence encodes:
- the LOC127040989 gene encoding uncharacterized protein LOC127040989, which yields MLRDCGTWVKFPGVKPLALPMAQIPVQTQEGLGWLVVGVLQDICWEALLGGDCLPMGQDPGSAPVTAEGLNSNPGNQLARMEMVSENANNLAGRGEGLLGSGYLPTCNQPPGAEWEGEMLPAPLHTREGAHAGSDAVTRAESSLPAPTGTARAALSTGGAEIPSECGNTQAGQVSCQTGLPGPDVLLGSDYTAGRELPGTGLRGAVTPGPASEREQVPLPAPAAESQTELQKDPSLEKLRELAGHSAANPLGEGCRDRVLQEKGFLYREWAPQGEVELGGIGRQLVVPQESTGFFPFELLDGRRVRRHLNLKREDWMKKREDPRGDLFPEVGDNLPIRCSLFRVTGKAAQNLEREVRNMLALDGIQPFYSPWASLVGLIPKGDRMIWFYGGYQKLKAITVSDADPMPRPGEILDKQRAMENLALADTDNMCIFSQTWEEQVSQVKRGLGCLKEVGLTVKAGKCKGGRQRCCVWATKWEAAAQAQSWQRPRWGLLTKGARITDQSAGKRPNPSLNPRGIGVAKGVGCINVPTCGLQVPSSTPDLREGVRLDCPGVTHTKEWERCWGIHGNAGGFELPQVTGRSDLAQFGLEGGRDVTNWESS from the coding sequence atgctgagggactgtgggacctgggtgaagttccctggggtgaagcccctcgccctgcctatggcccagatccctgtgcagacccaggaggggttgggctggctggtagttggggttctccaggatatctgctgggaggccctgttggggggtgactgtctccccatgggacaggatccaggctccGCTCCTGTAAcagctgagggtttgaattcaaatccagggaaccaattggctaggatggaaatggtcagtgaaaatgcaaataacctggctggcaggggggaggggctgctgggctcaggatacctgcctacctgtaaccagccccctggggctgagtgggagggagagatgctccccgcccccctgcacaccagagagggggctcacgctggctctgatgctgtgaccagagcagagagctcgctgcctgcccccactgggactgcaagggcagctctgagcacggggggagctgagatcccatcTGAGTGTGggaacacccaggcagggcaggtcagctgccaaacaggtttgcctggtccagacgtgctgctgggaagtgattacacagcagggagggagctaccagggacagggctcaggggggctgtgactccaggcccagccagcgagagggagcaggtcccactccctgccccagctgctgaatcccagaccgagctgcagaaggatccctccttggagaagctgagggaacttgctggccacagcgctgcaaacccccttggggaaggctgcagggacagagtcctgcaggagaagggattcctgtaccgggaatgggctccccaaggggaagtagaactggggggaatcgggaggcagctggtggtgccccaggaatccacagggttcttcccatttgagctgctggatgggaggagagtgaggagacacctgaacctgaagagggaggattggatgaagaagagggaagacccccggggggatctcttccctgaggtgggagacaatctccccatcaggtgttccctgttcagagtcactgggaaagcagcccagaacctggagagagaggtcaggaacatgctggctttagatgggatccagccgttttacagcccatgggcctcactcgtggggctgatccccaagggagacaggatgatctggttttatgggggctatcagaagcttaaagccatcacagtgtccgatgccgaccccatgcctaggcctggggagattctagacaagcagagggcgatggagaacttggccctggcagacactgataacatgtgcatctttagccagacctgggaggaacaggtgtcccaggtgaagagggggctgggctgcctcaaggaggtgggactgacggtaaaagctggaaagtgcaaggggggacggcagaggtgttgtgtctgggccacaaagtgggaagcggctgcccaagcccagagctggcaaaggccaagatgggggctcttaaccaagggagcccgaatcacagaccagagtgctgggaaaagacccaatcccagcttgaaccccaggggtattggggtggcaaagggtgtgggctgcataaacgttcccacatgcggcctgcaagtgccatcaagcacacccgacctaagggagggcgtgagactggactgtcctggtgtaactcacaccaaggaatgggagagatgctggggcatccatgggaacgctggtgggttcgaacttccccaggtcactggcaggagtgacctcgctcagttcggtctcgaaggggggagagatgtgacgaactgggaaagttcttaa